A single region of the Elizabethkingia sp. JS20170427COW genome encodes:
- a CDS encoding trehalase family glycosidase, producing MNTPLYITEMQILFEDIQKAQIFSDQKTMTDAEPLFSISEINQKYEKAKNQPYFNLKNFVLNNFHFPQHSSPSIEKQRLPIKTHIEKLWDVLTLSAPENKGTLLQLPKSYIVPGGRFNEFFYWDSYFIMLGLQTAKKHDMMKNIVENCSYLIQHFGFVPNASRTHFLSRSQPPYFSLMLDLLAESTNNQKVYSLYFNTLEKEYHFWMDGETALTNSTAIKRVIKTSQGDILNRYYDSENTPRPESYLVDLIDSKSTKNPNFYRNIRSACESGWDFSSRWFGKGNTIQSIEILNLAEIDLNCLIWHMENTLSKAAALQNIPDKEEYYKRKAEYRKKLINLYFWDEEAKIYKDYHFLQQKLTSSEHIATLYPLFLGLASPEQAKAIAETITKKFLYPGGLVTTTKQTGQQWDFPNAWAPYQWLGYIGFKKYGFTHLAEEIKNNWCKNVERVYNNTGKLMEKYNALDIKTVAGGGEYPNQDGFGWTNGVYIQLKLN from the coding sequence ATGAATACTCCACTTTACATTACAGAGATGCAAATTCTATTTGAAGATATACAAAAAGCTCAAATATTTTCAGATCAAAAAACGATGACCGATGCTGAACCTTTATTTTCTATTTCAGAAATTAATCAAAAATATGAAAAAGCTAAAAATCAACCATATTTTAATCTAAAAAACTTCGTTTTAAATAATTTTCACTTTCCACAACATTCCTCTCCTTCAATAGAAAAACAAAGACTTCCTATAAAAACTCACATTGAAAAACTTTGGGATGTATTAACGCTCTCTGCACCTGAAAACAAAGGGACTTTACTACAGTTGCCAAAATCTTATATTGTACCTGGAGGTAGATTTAATGAGTTTTTTTACTGGGACAGTTACTTTATTATGCTAGGATTACAAACTGCCAAAAAGCATGATATGATGAAAAACATTGTTGAAAACTGCTCTTATCTTATTCAACACTTTGGGTTTGTACCCAATGCTAGCAGAACTCATTTTCTCAGTCGATCTCAACCTCCTTATTTTTCCCTAATGTTAGATTTACTAGCGGAAAGCACAAACAATCAAAAAGTTTACTCATTATATTTCAACACCTTAGAAAAAGAATATCATTTTTGGATGGATGGAGAAACAGCTCTCACCAATTCAACTGCAATAAAAAGAGTTATTAAAACCTCTCAAGGAGATATTTTAAATAGATATTACGACTCTGAAAATACTCCTAGACCAGAAAGCTACCTTGTTGACCTTATAGATTCAAAAAGTACTAAAAACCCAAACTTTTATAGAAACATAAGAAGCGCTTGTGAATCTGGATGGGATTTTTCCAGTAGATGGTTTGGAAAAGGCAATACTATACAAAGTATAGAAATTTTAAACCTAGCAGAAATAGATCTTAATTGTCTTATCTGGCATATGGAAAATACCTTATCCAAAGCTGCAGCTCTCCAAAATATACCGGATAAAGAAGAGTATTATAAACGTAAGGCAGAATATCGAAAAAAACTTATCAACCTTTATTTTTGGGATGAAGAAGCTAAAATTTATAAAGACTATCATTTTCTACAACAAAAACTTACATCTTCAGAACATATTGCAACACTCTATCCTTTATTTCTAGGATTAGCAAGCCCTGAACAAGCAAAAGCTATAGCTGAGACCATAACTAAAAAATTCCTTTATCCTGGTGGTTTAGTTACCACAACTAAGCAAACAGGACAACAATGGGATTTCCCTAATGCTTGGGCTCCTTATCAATGGCTAGGATATATAGGTTTTAAAAAATATGGCTTCACTCATCTAGCCGAAGAGATTAAAAACAATTGGTGTAAAAACGTTGAAAGAGTTTACAACAATACTGGTAAACTTATGGAAAAATACAATGCATTAGACATAAAAACTGTAGCAGGAGGTGGGGAATATCCTAATCAAGATGGTTTTGGGTGGACTAATGGTGTCTATATTCAATTGAAACTAAATTAA
- the rpsR gene encoding 30S ribosomal protein S18, with product MAIDEMAQQAAHGGESEIKFLTPLDINTKTEKKFCRFKKYGIKHVDYKDADFLLQFVNEQGKILPRRYTGTSLKYQRKVSAAIKRARHLALMPYVADLLK from the coding sequence ATGGCAATAGATGAAATGGCACAACAAGCTGCTCATGGTGGAGAATCAGAAATCAAATTCCTTACTCCACTAGACATCAATACTAAAACTGAAAAGAAATTCTGTCGTTTTAAAAAATACGGAATTAAGCATGTAGATTATAAAGATGCTGATTTCTTATTACAATTCGTAAACGAACAAGGTAAAATTCTTCCTAGAAGATACACTGGTACTTCTTTGAAATACCAAAGAAAAGTATCTGCTGCTATCAAAAGAGCTAGACACTTAGCTTTAATGCCTTACGTAGCGGATCTTTTAAAATAA
- the rpsF gene encoding 30S ribosomal protein S6 encodes MNNYETVFILTPVLSDAQVEEAVKKFQDFLTEKGCEIVAKENWGLKKLAYPIQLKKNGFYTLIEFKGEGDVVAELELAYKRDERVIRYLTTKMDKHAVEYAVTRRAKLKAQKA; translated from the coding sequence ATGAACAATTACGAAACTGTTTTCATTTTAACTCCCGTTCTATCTGACGCTCAGGTGGAGGAAGCAGTTAAAAAATTTCAGGATTTCTTAACAGAAAAAGGTTGCGAAATCGTAGCTAAAGAAAACTGGGGACTTAAAAAACTTGCTTACCCAATCCAATTGAAAAAGAACGGATTCTACACTTTAATCGAATTTAAAGGTGAAGGTGATGTTGTAGCTGAATTAGAATTAGCTTACAAACGTGATGAGAGAGTTATCCGTTACTTAACTACTAAAATGGATAAGCACGCTGTAGAATATGCAGTAACTAGAAGAGCTAAACTTAAAGCTCAAAAAGCTTAA
- a CDS encoding sugar MFS transporter, producing the protein MEKLNIKCILFLNYFVFAILLNSVGAVILQVQQNFNISKSSASVLEGFKDLPIAICSFILASFLPKIGIKKSMLIALTMVSCICFIMPFTNNFWFFKLLFTIIGISFALIKISVFTSIGLITENDKEHSSFMGFLEGFFMIGVLFGNILFSLFIDDNNPKSTQWLSVYWVLGGISTLSFIFLFFTPLDETKAKNKTTTIWEDLKNSIKLFSYQKILFFLICTFLFVLIEQSFQTWTPTFYKEILKIPTSMSVQAGAVLAGAFALGRFLSGFFSKKYSWIYIIAFCVIGFGISILLILPLTHNVKVDLNTNWLNAPLVVYLFPLMGGLLAPIYPCLNSVILASIPKYLHSAMSGLIVVFSAIGGTIGSIITGFIFQKFSGQQAFYLSLIPLFLLIISAIFMNRLKIYLKD; encoded by the coding sequence ATGGAAAAACTCAATATCAAGTGTATATTATTTTTAAACTATTTTGTTTTTGCAATCTTATTAAATTCAGTAGGGGCGGTCATTTTGCAAGTACAACAAAATTTTAATATTTCAAAATCATCTGCAAGTGTTTTAGAAGGATTTAAAGATCTTCCTATAGCTATTTGCTCTTTTATTCTTGCTTCTTTTCTTCCTAAAATAGGAATAAAAAAATCCATGCTTATTGCTCTAACAATGGTAAGTTGCATATGTTTCATTATGCCTTTTACTAATAATTTTTGGTTTTTCAAGCTACTGTTCACCATTATAGGGATTTCATTTGCATTAATAAAGATATCCGTTTTCACTTCTATTGGTCTTATTACAGAAAATGATAAAGAACATTCGAGCTTTATGGGGTTTTTAGAAGGATTCTTTATGATTGGAGTTCTTTTTGGAAATATCCTTTTTAGTTTATTTATAGATGATAATAACCCAAAGTCCACACAGTGGTTATCCGTATATTGGGTGCTTGGAGGAATATCAACATTATCTTTTATATTTTTATTTTTCACTCCATTAGATGAAACAAAGGCTAAAAATAAAACTACCACTATATGGGAAGATTTAAAAAATAGCATTAAACTTTTCAGTTATCAAAAAATTTTATTCTTTCTAATATGTACCTTTTTATTTGTATTAATAGAGCAGAGCTTCCAAACATGGACACCTACTTTTTATAAAGAAATTTTAAAGATCCCCACTTCCATGAGTGTACAAGCCGGAGCTGTATTGGCTGGAGCTTTTGCTCTTGGTAGATTCTTATCTGGGTTTTTCTCTAAAAAATATAGCTGGATATATATAATCGCTTTCTGTGTAATAGGTTTTGGAATCAGTATATTATTAATTCTACCATTAACCCATAACGTAAAAGTTGACCTCAATACTAATTGGCTAAACGCTCCTCTTGTAGTGTATTTATTTCCACTTATGGGAGGTTTACTTGCTCCGATTTACCCATGCCTTAATTCTGTAATATTGGCATCTATCCCCAAATATTTACATAGTGCAATGTCTGGACTTATCGTGGTTTTTTCAGCTATAGGGGGTACAATAGGTTCTATTATTACTGGTTTTATCTTTCAAAAATTTAGTGGTCAACAAGCTTTTTATCTATCTCTCATCCCTCTATTTCTACTTATTATATCTGCTATTTTTATGAATCGATTGAAAATATACTTAAAAGACTAA
- a CDS encoding TonB-dependent receptor, translating to MKKKSFCLITGVAMLYFNNAYSQEQIQQDSTKVAAIDQVVITGNSNPKKKIESSTAISTFSTKEIQKQNPISTAALLQKVPGFAVETSGGEVGNNLFARGIPSAGAYEFVQVQEDGLPVFEDGALQFANADNFFRVDNTVGRLEALRGGTGSIYANNSPGGLINFISKEGSNTFRGTAKLETGSFGLMRTDVNVGGALIQDKLFFNVGGFYRVDNGIRKTGYKANNGGQIKMNLKYIFNNGYVKAYYKKLDDRNTFFLPIPLIQNGNDLKKFPGFDPNYGTYSHLNISQLNIPQAGGGYFRRNLEDGVHPKVDVIGAEFKYDLGNNFTVINKTRYTNINLSYTGIFPAGGPQLASDYALTAGISGNNYQYSLVKNGQIVTPQYVQKLGFWAIDKQMNNFINDLQFNYKFDKGNITAGFYKSNWKSHQYWNWSNVLTTATDTPELLNLVDKSLAPTDTGYSKTYNGVTEMTFLLRDSQIQGSLNDIYLNIDYTLTDQLSVNGGLRYSRDFYKGYGVNTTTSNLDHSGLTTDGTHSFTTTTADNNMAVLGNQYTYWNYDINRMSFTLAANYKINNENAIYLRFSNGFRSPNEEAYYNNMTDLGKIKPVITNQLEIGYKYYSRNFDIGIIPFYSTLKNLSFTDVYSDGTSENKFANTSNIGIEIEGYTRLFNNLLEVTFNGTLQNPKYKHFTGRNADGSNFNYDGNIVRRIPKFYFNIAPAVNITKEWRTYISLNYYGKRFQDEKNTQVLPSFSEFGAGMSYQLGKIRFAIDGTNIFNTIGITEGDPRAGSPSGDGIIMARPIMGAAVRGSITLDF from the coding sequence ATGAAAAAAAAATCATTTTGTCTAATAACAGGAGTTGCCATGCTTTATTTTAATAATGCATATAGCCAAGAACAGATACAGCAAGATTCCACTAAAGTAGCAGCTATTGATCAAGTAGTTATTACAGGAAACTCTAATCCTAAAAAGAAAATAGAATCAAGTACTGCAATTTCAACATTCAGTACAAAGGAAATTCAAAAACAAAACCCTATCAGTACAGCAGCTTTATTACAAAAAGTACCAGGCTTTGCGGTAGAAACTTCTGGAGGAGAGGTAGGAAATAATCTTTTTGCTAGAGGAATCCCTTCCGCTGGAGCTTATGAATTTGTACAAGTACAAGAAGATGGACTTCCTGTATTTGAAGATGGAGCTTTACAATTTGCTAATGCTGATAATTTCTTCCGTGTAGATAACACTGTCGGCCGGTTAGAGGCTCTTAGAGGAGGTACTGGATCTATCTATGCTAACAACTCACCAGGAGGATTAATCAACTTTATTTCTAAAGAAGGCAGTAATACTTTTAGAGGGACAGCAAAGTTAGAAACAGGATCTTTTGGATTAATGAGAACCGATGTTAACGTTGGTGGAGCATTAATTCAAGATAAACTATTCTTTAATGTAGGAGGTTTTTATAGAGTTGATAATGGTATACGTAAAACGGGTTACAAAGCAAATAACGGTGGACAAATCAAGATGAATTTAAAATACATCTTTAATAATGGGTATGTAAAGGCTTATTATAAAAAACTAGACGATAGAAATACTTTTTTCTTACCTATTCCCCTTATCCAAAATGGTAATGATTTAAAAAAATTTCCAGGCTTCGATCCTAATTACGGGACTTATAGCCATCTAAATATTAGCCAACTAAATATTCCTCAAGCAGGAGGAGGATATTTCCGTAGGAATTTAGAGGATGGTGTACACCCAAAAGTAGATGTAATTGGTGCAGAATTTAAATATGATCTAGGAAATAACTTTACCGTTATTAATAAAACTAGATATACCAATATCAATTTAAGCTATACTGGAATTTTCCCTGCAGGAGGCCCTCAATTAGCTTCAGATTATGCATTAACAGCAGGTATATCAGGAAATAACTATCAATATTCCCTAGTTAAAAATGGGCAAATTGTAACTCCTCAATACGTTCAAAAACTAGGTTTTTGGGCAATTGACAAACAGATGAATAACTTTATTAATGATTTACAATTCAATTATAAATTTGATAAAGGAAATATTACAGCTGGTTTTTATAAGTCCAACTGGAAATCTCATCAATACTGGAACTGGAGTAACGTTCTTACAACAGCAACAGATACTCCTGAATTATTAAATTTGGTAGACAAATCTCTCGCCCCTACAGATACTGGGTATTCAAAAACATATAATGGAGTAACTGAAATGACATTTCTTCTAAGAGACTCTCAAATACAAGGTAGTCTTAATGATATTTATTTAAATATTGATTATACCCTTACCGATCAACTAAGTGTAAACGGTGGTTTAAGATATAGCAGAGATTTTTATAAAGGTTATGGAGTCAATACAACTACAAGTAATCTTGATCATTCTGGTCTAACGACTGATGGTACTCATAGTTTCACTACAACTACTGCTGATAATAATATGGCTGTACTAGGAAATCAATATACCTATTGGAATTATGACATCAATAGAATGTCCTTTACTTTAGCTGCTAATTACAAGATTAATAATGAAAATGCTATTTATCTTAGGTTCTCTAATGGCTTTAGATCTCCTAATGAAGAGGCTTATTACAATAATATGACAGATTTAGGGAAAATAAAACCTGTAATTACCAATCAATTAGAAATAGGATATAAATATTATTCCAGAAATTTCGATATTGGAATCATACCTTTCTATTCTACTTTAAAAAATTTATCATTCACCGATGTTTACTCTGATGGAACTTCTGAAAATAAATTTGCCAATACTTCAAATATTGGGATAGAAATAGAAGGCTATACTAGACTCTTCAACAATTTATTAGAAGTAACATTTAATGGTACTCTTCAAAATCCTAAATACAAACATTTCACAGGAAGAAATGCCGATGGATCTAACTTCAACTATGATGGAAATATCGTAAGAAGGATTCCTAAGTTCTACTTTAATATTGCCCCAGCAGTTAACATTACTAAAGAGTGGAGAACTTATATAAGCCTTAACTATTATGGTAAGCGTTTTCAAGATGAAAAGAATACTCAAGTACTCCCTTCATTCAGCGAATTTGGAGCAGGAATGTCTTATCAATTAGGAAAAATAAGATTCGCTATTGATGGAACTAATATTTTCAACACTATAGGTATCACCGAAGGAGATCCAAGAGCTGGCTCTCCTAGTGGAGATGGAATTATTATGGCTAGACCTATTATGGGAGCTGCCGTAAGAGGTTCCATAACTTTAGACTTCTAA
- a CDS encoding quinone-dependent dihydroorotate dehydrogenase: protein MYKSIIRPILFKFDPEKVHHFTFSMLKNFGFLTKLILPKPIESIHLEREVFGLKFKNPVGLAAGFDKNATLYNELADLGFGFVEIGTVTPKSQAGNPKKRLFRLLDDSGIINRMGFNNNGLHAAIQQLKQNKGKIIIGGNIGKNTLTSPENYTQDYLECFEGLHPYVDYFVLNVSCPNVGSHAKLEDVEYLKELITEVQKINKVQKRPKPILLKIAPDLNDHQLDEIITLVAETKIDGVIASNTSTNREGLKTPKETLDAIGNGGLSGQPIKDRSTRVIRYLSEKSGKAFPIIGVGGIHSAEDAWEKLEAGASLVQIYTGFIYEGPQLIKDINQMILTRSK from the coding sequence ATGTACAAAAGCATTATCCGCCCTATTTTATTTAAATTCGACCCTGAAAAAGTCCATCATTTTACTTTTTCTATGCTGAAGAATTTCGGATTTCTCACCAAACTTATTCTACCTAAACCTATAGAAAGTATTCACCTAGAACGTGAAGTCTTCGGACTTAAATTTAAAAATCCCGTAGGGCTTGCTGCTGGATTTGATAAAAATGCAACTTTGTACAATGAACTTGCAGATTTAGGTTTCGGATTTGTGGAAATTGGTACTGTTACTCCAAAAAGTCAGGCTGGGAATCCTAAAAAAAGACTTTTTAGACTATTGGATGACAGTGGTATCATCAATAGAATGGGATTTAACAATAATGGTTTACATGCTGCCATCCAACAATTAAAACAGAATAAAGGTAAAATTATCATCGGGGGAAATATTGGTAAAAACACCCTTACCTCTCCTGAAAATTATACCCAAGATTATCTGGAATGCTTTGAAGGCCTACATCCTTACGTTGATTATTTTGTCCTAAATGTTAGCTGCCCTAATGTAGGAAGCCATGCAAAATTGGAGGATGTAGAATATTTGAAAGAATTGATTACAGAAGTACAAAAAATTAATAAAGTACAAAAACGCCCAAAACCTATTCTCTTAAAAATAGCTCCAGACCTTAATGATCATCAGCTTGATGAAATTATCACCTTGGTTGCGGAAACTAAAATTGATGGGGTAATTGCCTCTAACACTTCTACCAACCGAGAAGGTCTTAAAACTCCAAAAGAAACCTTGGATGCTATTGGCAACGGAGGGCTAAGCGGACAGCCTATAAAAGACAGAAGCACCCGAGTTATCCGATATTTATCTGAGAAAAGTGGCAAGGCTTTCCCTATTATTGGAGTGGGTGGAATTCATTCTGCAGAAGACGCTTGGGAAAAGCTAGAAGCTGGGGCAAGCTTAGTACAAATCTACACTGGATTTATCTATGAAGGTCCACAACTCATCAAAGATATTAACCAGATGATCCTTACACGAAGTAAATAA
- the rplI gene encoding 50S ribosomal protein L9 — protein MQIILKQDVENLGLEFDVIDVKPGYARNFLLPKGYALLATPKNKAELAATLEARKEEEAKLVAAATAKIEQLKKVELTIPAKVGAGDKLFGSINNINISEALAAAGVEIEKKYIKIPGNTIKRTGKFTAKVRLHRDVEFDYEFSIVSDAPVEAAPKAENTEKTEEA, from the coding sequence ATGCAAATTATCTTAAAACAAGACGTAGAGAACTTAGGATTAGAGTTCGACGTTATCGATGTAAAACCTGGTTATGCTCGTAACTTCCTTTTACCAAAAGGATATGCTCTTCTTGCAACTCCTAAAAACAAAGCTGAATTAGCAGCTACTTTAGAAGCTAGAAAAGAAGAAGAAGCTAAATTAGTTGCTGCAGCTACTGCTAAAATTGAACAATTGAAAAAAGTTGAACTTACTATCCCTGCTAAAGTAGGTGCTGGTGATAAACTTTTCGGTTCAATCAACAACATCAACATTTCTGAAGCTCTTGCTGCTGCAGGTGTTGAAATCGAGAAAAAATATATCAAAATTCCTGGTAACACTATTAAGAGAACAGGTAAATTTACAGCTAAAGTAAGACTTCACAGAGATGTAGAATTCGATTATGAATTCTCTATCGTTTCTGACGCTCCAGTAGAAGCTGCTCCTAAAGCTGAAAACACTGAGAAAACTGAAGAAGCTTAG
- a CDS encoding DEAD/DEAH box helicase: protein MHILQGLTKLRQICNSLALLSDQEFYGNDSAKIIELLTQINNLKNQHKILVFSQFVEMLELVKTELDKSNIPYAYLTGKTKDREEQVRLFQEEDEVRVFLISLKAGGTGLNLTQAEYVFLIDPWWNPAVENQAIDRAHRIGQKNKVIAVRLIIPNTIEEKILNLQQKKKKLAEDLVSIDQNVFKSLSKDDLLDLV from the coding sequence TTGCATATATTACAAGGTTTAACCAAGTTAAGGCAAATTTGCAACTCACTAGCTTTGCTTTCGGATCAGGAGTTTTACGGAAATGATTCTGCAAAAATTATCGAGTTACTAACCCAAATTAATAATCTTAAAAATCAGCATAAGATTCTAGTTTTTTCTCAGTTTGTAGAGATGTTGGAGTTGGTGAAAACAGAATTAGATAAATCCAATATTCCCTATGCTTATCTAACCGGAAAAACTAAGGATAGAGAAGAGCAGGTGCGTTTATTTCAGGAAGAAGATGAGGTTAGGGTGTTTTTAATTAGCTTGAAGGCAGGAGGAACAGGACTTAACCTTACCCAAGCAGAATATGTATTTCTGATAGACCCTTGGTGGAATCCCGCTGTAGAAAACCAAGCGATAGACAGAGCTCACAGAATAGGACAGAAAAATAAGGTGATTGCTGTGCGCCTTATTATTCCTAATACTATTGAAGAAAAAATATTAAACCTACAACAAAAGAAAAAAAAATTGGCAGAAGATTTAGTAAGCATTGACCAGAATGTCTTCAAAAGTCTCTCTAAAGATGATTTACTCGATTTGGTGTAG
- a CDS encoding NAD(P)H-binding protein: MKMVLIGASGATGKSLVEVILEDTKVQELVVLVRKPLFSPQMRLREIVVDFDDLDHYREEIKTDVAISCLGTTLKQAGSKEDQWKVDFDYQYHFSQIAKENGIPKMILLSSKGANSHSRIFYSKMKGCLEDKIRDLSFDSFIMVRPSLLVRPNTDRAGREVGRESFAFL, encoded by the coding sequence ATGAAAATGGTTCTTATTGGTGCCTCAGGAGCGACAGGAAAAAGTTTGGTAGAAGTAATTCTGGAAGATACAAAAGTCCAAGAATTGGTGGTTTTGGTACGGAAACCTCTTTTTTCTCCTCAAATGAGATTAAGGGAAATTGTGGTAGATTTTGATGATTTAGACCATTATCGAGAAGAAATAAAAACGGATGTTGCCATCTCTTGCTTAGGAACAACTTTAAAACAAGCAGGTAGTAAAGAGGACCAGTGGAAAGTAGATTTCGATTATCAGTATCATTTTTCCCAAATAGCAAAAGAGAATGGTATTCCAAAAATGATTTTACTTTCTAGCAAAGGGGCAAATAGCCATTCGCGTATTTTTTATTCTAAAATGAAAGGCTGTTTGGAAGATAAAATCCGAGACTTGTCTTTTGATAGCTTTATCATGGTACGGCCTAGTCTATTGGTTCGCCCAAATACGGATAGGGCGGGGAGAGAAGTTGGCAGAGAAAGTTTTGCGTTTCTTTAA
- a CDS encoding AraC family transcriptional regulator produces the protein MKVSFERIIPDKNSSFRILHNNLPISEFKWEYHYHPEIELVGVVSGNGTRHVGYHKSNYTNGDLVLIGSNIPHSGFGLNSADPHEEIVLQFKEEILQFPQQELDAISIKELLTRSQYGVLYGVSTKNLILPKLKQSLECEGYKRYLLLLEILFELSKSRDYQLLNNEIMPYTIISKNKARLESTFTYVEDHYDKEIDIKEVAKLANLTLPAFCNFFKKATQITFTEFVNRYRISKACLLIVQNNTISESCYDVGFNNVTYFNRIFKRYTGYTPSEFIKNYEESKSVL, from the coding sequence ATGAAAGTTAGCTTTGAAAGAATAATCCCTGATAAAAATAGCTCCTTTCGGATTTTGCATAATAATTTACCCATTTCTGAGTTTAAATGGGAATACCATTATCATCCAGAAATAGAGTTGGTAGGAGTAGTGTCTGGAAATGGAACAAGGCATGTAGGATATCATAAAAGTAATTATACCAATGGAGATCTTGTGTTAATAGGTTCTAATATTCCACATTCTGGTTTCGGTCTTAATTCAGCAGATCCGCATGAAGAGATAGTGTTACAGTTTAAAGAGGAAATATTACAGTTTCCTCAACAAGAGCTAGATGCTATTTCTATAAAAGAGTTGTTGACTCGCTCACAATATGGAGTCTTATATGGGGTATCTACTAAAAATTTAATATTGCCTAAATTGAAACAAAGCCTAGAATGTGAGGGATATAAGCGCTATCTTTTATTATTGGAAATTCTTTTTGAACTTTCGAAGTCTAGAGATTATCAATTGCTTAATAATGAAATTATGCCTTATACGATTATTTCTAAGAATAAAGCTAGATTAGAGAGCACTTTTACCTATGTAGAGGATCATTATGATAAGGAAATAGACATTAAAGAAGTTGCAAAACTAGCTAATCTCACTTTACCAGCATTTTGTAATTTCTTTAAAAAGGCTACTCAGATAACTTTTACGGAGTTTGTTAATCGCTACCGCATTAGTAAAGCATGTTTACTAATAGTTCAAAATAATACAATATCCGAAAGTTGTTATGATGTAGGTTTTAATAATGTAACCTATTTTAATCGTATTTTTAAAAGGTATACAGGGTACACTCCTTCGGAATTTATTAAAAATTATGAAGAGAGTAAGAGTGTTTTATAA
- the bla gene encoding BlaB/IND/MUS family subclass B1 metallo-beta-lactamase, translating into MKNILTIFLIALGASFQLYTAQEVKKFTIEKALSPHLYLYKSYGVFGGREYSANALYLITKKGVVLFDVPWQRNQYQELLDEIYQKHQLPVIAVFATHWHQDRAGDLSFFNRKNIPTYATEKTNRLLLQNGKSPSSHLIQLGKTYTIGGEKFRIDFPGEGHTEDNVVVWFPKYHILDGGCLVKSSEATDLGNLEEINTQQWPASIQYIYQHYPKNIMVIPGHDEWEKGDHLQHTLDLLNAYHSKN; encoded by the coding sequence ATGAAAAATATTCTCACCATCTTTCTTATTGCTCTAGGGGCAAGCTTTCAGCTCTATACAGCCCAAGAGGTGAAAAAATTTACCATCGAAAAAGCTCTTAGCCCACACCTATATCTTTACAAAAGCTATGGCGTGTTTGGAGGAAGAGAATATTCTGCCAACGCTCTGTACCTTATCACCAAAAAAGGAGTGGTTCTATTTGACGTACCATGGCAAAGAAACCAATACCAAGAATTATTAGATGAAATTTACCAAAAACATCAACTTCCTGTAATTGCTGTTTTTGCAACCCATTGGCACCAAGATAGAGCGGGAGACCTTAGCTTTTTCAATAGAAAAAATATCCCAACCTATGCTACTGAAAAAACCAACCGTTTGCTATTACAAAACGGAAAATCTCCATCCAGTCACCTAATCCAGTTAGGAAAAACGTACACTATTGGCGGTGAAAAATTTAGAATTGATTTTCCAGGAGAAGGACACACTGAAGACAATGTAGTGGTATGGTTCCCGAAATACCATATTCTTGATGGTGGATGTTTGGTGAAAAGTAGCGAAGCAACTGATTTAGGAAATTTAGAAGAGATTAATACCCAGCAATGGCCTGCTAGCATCCAGTATATCTACCAGCATTATCCTAAAAATATTATGGTTATCCCTGGCCATGACGAATGGGAAAAAGGAGACCACCTCCAGCATACGTTAGACCTTCTTAACGCATACCATAGCAAGAATTAA